Proteins encoded together in one Alkalinema sp. FACHB-956 window:
- the hisC gene encoding histidinol-phosphate transaminase — translation MSYFRPAVDAMTGYVPGEQPKPGTRIIKLNTNENPYPPSPQAMEVLHQLDGEWLRRYPDPFAREFCQAVSDALGVPSDWIIVGNGSDDVLNILVRACAEGHDRKVVYPMPTYVLYRTLSEMQPAEVLEIPYPADFRLPIEELVAANGAITFLASPNSPSGHSIPLDDIRELARRVSGVVVVDEAYVDFAEYSALPLVQEFDNVIILRTLSKGYSLAGLRMGFGIANPKLLEGLFKVKDSYNIDAIATLVGAAAMRDQTYKNDCAEKVKASRAQLAIDLKNLGFTVLESHGNFVLATPPTGAVAGDLYLALKDRGILVRYFKQPGLDDKLRITVGTDEQNQTLLEALISLMK, via the coding sequence ATGAGTTACTTTCGTCCCGCCGTTGACGCTATGACGGGCTACGTGCCCGGAGAACAGCCCAAACCCGGCACCCGCATCATTAAACTCAACACCAACGAAAATCCCTATCCCCCGTCGCCCCAGGCCATGGAAGTCCTGCACCAGCTGGATGGTGAATGGCTGCGGCGCTACCCCGATCCCTTTGCCCGCGAATTTTGTCAGGCGGTCAGCGATGCCCTGGGGGTGCCGAGCGACTGGATCATCGTCGGCAATGGTAGCGACGATGTGCTGAATATCCTCGTCCGAGCCTGTGCAGAGGGCCACGATCGCAAAGTGGTTTACCCCATGCCCACCTATGTGCTCTACCGTACCCTGTCGGAGATGCAGCCCGCTGAGGTGTTGGAGATTCCCTATCCCGCTGATTTCCGTCTGCCGATCGAGGAACTGGTTGCGGCCAACGGAGCCATCACGTTCCTCGCCTCACCCAACAGTCCCTCCGGCCACTCCATTCCGCTGGATGACATTCGGGAACTAGCGCGGCGGGTTTCCGGCGTGGTGGTGGTGGATGAAGCCTACGTCGATTTTGCTGAATATTCCGCCCTGCCGTTGGTGCAGGAATTTGACAATGTGATTATTCTTCGCACCTTGTCTAAGGGCTATTCCTTAGCGGGTCTGCGCATGGGCTTTGGGATTGCCAATCCCAAACTGTTAGAGGGCTTATTCAAGGTCAAAGACAGCTATAACATCGACGCGATCGCGACGTTGGTGGGAGCCGCTGCCATGCGTGACCAAACCTACAAAAATGACTGCGCTGAAAAGGTGAAAGCATCCCGTGCGCAGTTAGCGATCGATCTGAAAAATCTGGGTTTCACCGTGCTGGAGTCCCACGGTAATTTCGTGCTGGCAACTCCTCCAACGGGTGCTGTTGCTGGGGATCTCTACCTTGCGCTGAAAGATCGGGGCATTCTGGTTCGCTATTTTAAACAGCCCGGTTTGGATGACAAACTGCGCATCACCGTCGGCACCGATGAACAAAATCAGACGTTGTTAGAAGCATTAATTAGCTTGATGAAATAG